AATAATCCATGAAAATACCACCAAGTCTTCCTGGTTCCACTTCTGGTTGTTGGTTTCTGGTGGATCTTCGGTTAAATGATTGAGGAGGGCCTCGGATTTACCTCCGATGGCAACCTTGATCATACGAGACCATAATGAATAATTTGAGTTGTTAAGGGTAGCACTGATTTTTAAAGAATCAGGATGCCTTTGTGATTGATTTTCATTGTTGGTTTGGAGAATTCTAGCCAATTGGCTAGTTAATTCTGTAATGAGTTGAGTTTGGCTGTCATGTTCTGCCATGATAACCACTCAAACGAAAAAAATAGGCAAATGATTTAAATTGCTGTGATTGAATGATTTAGATCATCAACACAAGCTCTGATGCCATGTTCAAAGTAGGAATATAATTGTAATTGTATTTGCTTGAATATTCAGTTTTGCATATCTCAAAATCTTGTTACATTTGGATGGAAGACTTCTTATACAAAAGAAGCTAAACGGCTATATGCCTAAATCACGGAAGAAGTATTCTACTTTTTGGAAAGTAAAAAAAAAGCTGCTTTTGGATGTTAATGGGACATGATGAGTTGTAAACTCTGATCCCTAAAAGTAATTTTAATTTCTAACATTTGTTACTTGATTAACATACAAAAAGTTAACAGGTTGATCAATCCCCGTATATTCGTGTACTTTATATTTGTTTTTGTCAAAAAATTAAAGAAAATTAACTAATTTATTTACACTTCCAACAAGTTTTTAAAGTTAATCTAAATTCTTTATGTTAATGTCAAAATACTTGGTAAAGAAATTTTATAAACAAGAATGTTAAACATAGCCCATAGGTAGAGATAGAGATGACAATAAATCAGATATAGATCGAGTGATGatgtatttatatattcatttagtttttgttcatggAGCATGTCCACCACCTCGAACATGTGACATGTCCTCCCTTCGAACATGGGTCATGTCCACCATATCGAATATGGGGCATGTCATCCACCTCGGACATGAGACATGTCCTTCACCTCGGACATTGGACATGTCGGCCACATCGAATATGGGGCATGTCATCCACATCGGACATGGGGTATGTCATCCACCTCGAACATGGGGCATGTCCTCCGACCGACCAACTCTCCACCTGCCCTCACCACTGTCTCCACATTTTGAAAGCGGAACATGCAGAAAAATTGAGCAATGGATCTTAGAAGAATTCCACTTTTTCCGACACGACTCTTTCTGATTTATGCACTGACATTTGAGTTGTCTCTCTTCTTTTTTTCCTTCGACGAAATTAAGCTGTGACCAATGGCCCCCTAATTGAATAGGCGTAAGAATGTTCTCTACCTCGGACATGTGCCATGTCCTCCCCCTTCGAATATAGGTCATGTCATCCACCTTATACATGAGGCAAAATCCTCCACCTCAAATATGAGGCATGTCCTCCCCCGATTGTTGTCCTGGCTCCTGTGTTTTTTGAGTGGCTAATGTTTTTTTGAGTCAGTTTGGTTTTTAGTCCTTCGTTTGCTTGTTATGTCATGAAGTTAttgttttatttttaatttttaattacatAAATAAAAGGAACATAAATAGATAACAGAGTATATGAGCGTTTCCATCGTTTACGTGCTAACCAAAACTAAAATAAACTTTATAATTTGTATTCTCTATTCTTAATTTATTGTCTAGTTTTCATTTTTGGATGTCcttaactaattttttttttttataaatagatTAGAATAAGATAATTAAGTATATGGTTGTATGCCACGAATCAATTACCTGCTGACACACTTAAATGAGTTACTGGCAATGGTTGTAATACTAGGTTTTGGAAAGATATTTGGATCGGGGATACAACGCTCGCCTCAATATACACTCGCCTTTATCGACTAGCTACAAATCCGAATAGCAGTGTGAATGATCATTGGGATGACACTCGCTGGGCTTGGAGTTGGGTTAGAACCCCATCTGGTCATTCACGCACGCAGCTAGACGAATTCTTGATGTTGCTATCGACTGTTTGTGTATCTGAATCAAATGATAATTGGGTTTGAAATATCGCTACTGATGGCTTCTTTTCGTTTAAGTGCACAAGAGTTTTCCTGGACGGCGTGTATTTGCCTTCTTCGACACAACGCACACGTTGGCATCGGTTCCTTCTAATAAAGATTAATGTTTTCTTTTGGCGATTGTTACTTGACCGACTTCCAACATGAATCAATGTATACTTTAGAGGCTTGGATATCCAATCGATCATTTGTCCTACTTGTTATGTGGGTGGCGAATCTAGAGATCACACGCTTATTGTGTGTAACTTGGCAACATCTATTAGGAATCGGGTGAAAACTTGGACAGACACTCATTGGCCTAACTTCGATAATGTGGAAGATTTGTTCACATGTCTTGATCATCTTGGAGCCTCGTCAGCTTCTAAGTCCCAACTCTATTGTATCTTTGCTGCAACTTGATGGTGGATTTGGCGATATAAAAACGACAAACTATTCGGATCCAACCCGATTAAGAGAAGAGACTTATTTGATTGTATTCGAATATCGTCTTATTCTTGGTTAAAAGCTAGAAGCAAGATCGCTCCTTCATGAAATGACTCGCTTGGTTGCACTTtgtaatttcattatttttatctttgtcgtttttctttttatcttttttatttatttattatttttaataaaattttggcAATAATTAAGTTCTATCATCCTCATAAAGTTAACGAAGTTTGATAGGAAAATGAGTTACCTACTGAAAACGTTAACTCAGAAACAAGAGGTTGATTCCATAATCAGAGATACAATTGATAAACTTCTCGTTCTTCGTTTTGGCAGATCATCAGATACCGTTTGCCTTCAGCTCGATGATATCGTACGCACTTTTTATTCCCCTTAGGGTTTATATATCATTTGATTACACCATTTCTCATATTTTGTATTCTTATTTCAATTAAATTATAATATTGAATTTGCAGCTATCAAAATCAGAACATGAGGTATCGAAATTTGCAAGTATAGCGTTAGTGGATGTTGATTCTGAAGAAATTCAAGTTTATTTGAAGTATTTTGATATTACT
This genomic stretch from Rutidosis leptorrhynchoides isolate AG116_Rl617_1_P2 chromosome 11, CSIRO_AGI_Rlap_v1, whole genome shotgun sequence harbors:
- the LOC139876195 gene encoding uncharacterized protein; the encoded protein is MSYLLKTLTQKQEVDSIIRDTIDKLLVLRFGRSSDTVCLQLDDILSKSEHEVSKFASIALVDVDSEEIQVYLKYFDITFIPCTVFFFNAHHMKMDSGSADHTKWVGAFHRKQDFIDVVEEIFRGAMKGKLIVNCPIPPERIPKFQLLYKDV